A window of the Lolium perenne isolate Kyuss_39 chromosome 7, Kyuss_2.0, whole genome shotgun sequence genome harbors these coding sequences:
- the LOC127326278 gene encoding uncharacterized protein has product MDGSKYRPKGYGMASSAAKRLPYLLLLLVFLTAAGLSVVVMHKVREQRVFAVLIQERDGKVISLRALLQKEKAYSKETKRKVEEMKATISSLRTQKTDLKTKLKGLEATATNLKTTQKELESSLKEKDSRISQMEETASDLHNIRIKLLEEKATAESNHDQMAALMEILQRKEAELEEIKTRFQGRKDPSSKRTPEQTNKAHTTPTIVVAGNLTNSSDTTIPATLEEKRAGNTTVTESKHQKQKARSLEEKKVKLAGDIEVDDLQDTTSDDFLDIDDIYGDSHSKKSEFPRRNNNDLMNSHVDNQKSRHSPNQDSDHLRSNKLLKKENSKADETKKDSTAGHLEEKSSKNSLSNADLDRPKQGAKEMAGAANVKPNVPANDDATQQQNKRQKNKKSKTKKIKMIDTPTINGNGEVTKER; this is encoded by the exons ATGGACGGGAGCAAGTACAGACCAAAAGGCTACGGGATGGCCAGCAGCGCCGCCAAGAGGCTCCCGTACTTGCTGCTGCTTCTGGTGTTCCTCACCGCTGCGGGGCTGAGCGTCGTCGTCATGCACAAGGTGAGGGAGCAGCGCGTTTTCGCTGTTCTTATCCAGGAACGTGATGGGAAGGTCATCTCCCTTCGAGCCCTCCTCCAG AAAGAGAAAGCATACAGCAAAGAGACGAAGAGGAAGGTGGAAGAAATGAAGGCCACAATATCTTCCCTAAGAACTCAAAAGACAGACCTGAAAACAAAGCTCAAGGGGCTGGAAGCCACGGCCACGAACCTTAAGACCACGCAGAAAGAACTCGAATCATCTCTCAAAGAGAAAGACAGCCGCATCAGCCAAATGGAAGAGACAGCCTCAGATCTTCACA ACATCCGCATCAAACTACTGGAGGAGAAAGCCACCGCGGAGTCAAACCATGACCAAATGGCAGCTCTTATGGAAATCCTGCAGCGGAAGGAAGCCGAGCTCGAAGAGATCAAGACCAGGTTCCAGGGAAGAAAGGATCCAAGCAGTAAGAGAACTCctgaacaaacaaacaaagcacacACAACACCTACCATTGTAGTAGCAGGAAATCTTACAAACTCCAGTGATACTACAATACCTGCTACATTAGAAGAGAAGAGAGCTGGCAACACCACAGTTACAGAAAGCAAACATCAGAAACAAAAGGCTAGATCATTAGAAGAAAAGAAGGTGAAGCTTGCGGGCGACATAGAAGTTGATGACCTGCAAGATACAACAAGTGATGATTTTTTAGATATAGATGATATTTATGGAGACAGCCATTCCAAGAAGTCTGAATTTCCTCGGCGGAACAATAATGATTTGATGAACAGTCATGTCGACAACCAAAAGTCAAGGCACTCCCCGAACCAGGACAGTGATCATCTCAGATctaacaagctgctgaagaaggaAAACAGCAAAGCAGATGAAACCAAGAAGGATAGTACTGCTGGACACTTGGAGGAGAAGAGCTCCAAAAACAGCTTAAGCAATGCAGACCTAGACAGACCGAAACAAGGGGCAAAAGAGATGGCTGGTGCGGCCAATGTTAAACCCAATGTGCCTGCAAATGATGATGCAACGCAACAGCAAAACAAGAGGCAGAAAAACAAAAAGTCCAAAACCAAGAAGATAAAGATGATTGATACTCCAACTATTAATGGCAATGGAGAAGTTACAAAAGAGAGGTAA